The proteins below are encoded in one region of Maribacter aestuarii:
- the hisC gene encoding histidinol-phosphate transaminase, producing MNFNLENITRENVKGLSPYSSARDEYISDGSEMVFLDANENPFENGVNRYPDPQQRSLKHVLARTKGVDTNQILLGNGSDEVLDLLFRAFCEPNVDNIVTLPPTYGMYKVLSGINSIENREVLLLENFQPDLNAVKNAIDERTKIIFICSPNNPSGNSISSKVIDELLDSFSGLIIIDEAYIDFSPNQSWVTKLDKYPNLVVTQTLSKAYGMAGIRLGICYASNGIISILNKIKPPYNINELTQQKALERLEKISQIQQEITNILEERSKLIEELEGLTFISKIYQSDANFVLVKVDDATKRYNQLLKKGIVTRNRTAQPLCENTLRFTIGTKDENQKLMTVLKSLL from the coding sequence ATGAACTTCAACTTAGAAAATATAACCAGGGAAAACGTAAAAGGGCTAAGTCCCTATTCATCCGCACGGGACGAATATATCTCGGACGGCTCGGAAATGGTATTCTTAGATGCGAACGAGAATCCCTTCGAAAACGGTGTAAATAGGTATCCGGACCCTCAGCAGCGAAGTTTAAAGCATGTTTTGGCTAGAACAAAAGGTGTAGATACGAATCAAATTTTATTGGGAAACGGCAGTGATGAAGTTTTGGATTTATTATTCAGGGCTTTTTGCGAACCCAATGTAGATAATATTGTTACGTTACCACCAACATACGGGATGTACAAGGTGCTCTCCGGTATCAACAGTATAGAGAATAGGGAAGTTTTATTGCTAGAAAATTTTCAACCAGATTTGAATGCAGTAAAAAATGCTATTGATGAACGCACCAAAATCATCTTTATTTGTTCCCCGAACAATCCTTCCGGAAATAGCATTTCATCAAAGGTTATTGATGAGCTGCTAGATAGTTTTAGCGGACTCATTATCATAGATGAGGCTTATATCGATTTTTCGCCCAACCAAAGTTGGGTCACTAAACTAGATAAATATCCAAATTTGGTCGTAACACAAACCCTTTCCAAGGCTTATGGCATGGCGGGAATCCGGCTTGGCATATGCTATGCCTCAAATGGGATTATCAGCATTCTAAATAAAATAAAGCCGCCTTATAACATCAATGAGTTAACACAACAAAAAGCTTTAGAACGTTTAGAAAAAATTAGTCAAATACAACAAGAAATCACTAATATTCTTGAAGAACGCAGTAAACTGATTGAGGAATTAGAAGGACTGACCTTTATATCCAAAATTTATCAATCGGACGCAAATTTTGTTTTAGTTAAGGTGGATGATGCTACCAAACGCTATAATCAATTATTGAAAAAAGGAATTGTAACCAGAAATCGTACTGCGCAACCTTTATGTGAAAACACATTACGATTTACAATTGGTACAAAGGATGAAAATCAAAAATTAATGACGGTTTTAAAATCATTATTATGA
- the hisG gene encoding ATP phosphoribosyltransferase, protein MTKIRIAIQKSGRLNEDSLQILKDCGISIDNGKDQLKASSRNFPMEVFYLRNGDIPQYLRDGVVDIAIIGENVLIEKGAYITIAERLGFSKCKVSLAVPKSMKYSSVQDFEGKRIATSYPNTVKSYLEDKGIKADLHIITGSVEIAPNIGLADAICDIVSSGSTLFKNNLKEVEVMLKSEAVLAVSPEISVEREALLKKLQFRIQSVLRARQSKYVLLNAPDSKLQNILKLLPGMRSPTVLPLAEEGWSSVHTVINKDTFWEVIDELKQAGAEGILVCPIEKMVL, encoded by the coding sequence ATGACAAAAATTAGAATTGCTATTCAAAAATCGGGTCGACTCAATGAAGACTCGCTACAAATTTTAAAGGACTGTGGAATTTCTATCGATAATGGAAAGGACCAGCTAAAAGCATCCAGTAGGAATTTCCCAATGGAAGTTTTTTATTTAAGAAACGGGGATATTCCACAATATTTACGTGATGGTGTCGTGGATATTGCCATAATTGGGGAAAATGTACTTATAGAAAAAGGAGCGTACATCACCATTGCAGAAAGGCTCGGATTTTCTAAATGTAAAGTTTCTTTGGCTGTTCCAAAATCAATGAAGTACAGCTCCGTTCAAGACTTTGAGGGCAAACGTATTGCTACGTCCTATCCTAATACGGTGAAGAGTTATTTGGAGGATAAAGGGATAAAAGCAGATTTACATATTATTACGGGTTCTGTTGAGATAGCCCCTAATATTGGGCTAGCGGATGCCATTTGTGATATCGTTTCCAGTGGTAGTACCCTCTTCAAAAATAATTTGAAGGAAGTGGAGGTCATGCTAAAAAGTGAAGCCGTTTTAGCGGTTTCACCTGAGATTTCTGTAGAACGGGAAGCATTACTGAAAAAATTACAGTTCAGAATCCAATCCGTTTTGCGCGCCAGACAGTCCAAATATGTATTATTGAACGCTCCTGACAGCAAACTGCAAAACATTCTAAAGCTATTACCGGGAATGAGGAGTCCTACGGTGCTGCCCTTAGCGGAAGAAGGATGGAGCTCCGTTCATACCGTAATCAATAAGGATACCTTTTGGGAAGTCATCGATGAATTGAAGCAAGCAGGTGCCGAAGGTATCTTGGTATGTCCTATCGAAAAAATGGTATTGTAA
- a CDS encoding prohibitin family protein: MDKLPKIALPAIFILIVLVILISKSAVTIGSGEAGVLYKTFGGGVVTEEPPMGEGFHIVAPWNKVFIYEVRQQEVFEKMQVLSSNGLEIKLDASAWFEPKREFLGKLHQEKGTEYIQRVLLPTIRSAARSVVGRYTPEQLYSSKRDAIQAEIYEETKKIVDGQYIQLNEVLVRDVTLPATIKEAIERKLKQEQESLEYEFRLVTAQKEAEKVTIEAQGKADANRILSASLTDKILQDKGIDATLELSKSPNAKVVIVGSGDSGLPLILGNN, encoded by the coding sequence ATGGACAAATTACCAAAGATTGCCTTACCAGCTATTTTCATTTTAATAGTTTTAGTGATACTAATTTCCAAATCCGCCGTCACCATTGGATCGGGTGAAGCTGGTGTGCTGTACAAGACTTTTGGAGGAGGGGTAGTAACAGAGGAACCTCCGATGGGTGAAGGCTTCCATATTGTTGCACCTTGGAATAAAGTTTTCATTTATGAAGTAAGACAACAAGAAGTTTTTGAGAAGATGCAAGTACTCTCTTCAAACGGATTGGAAATCAAGTTGGATGCCTCAGCATGGTTTGAGCCAAAAAGAGAGTTTTTGGGTAAACTGCACCAAGAAAAGGGCACGGAATACATACAACGTGTATTATTACCCACGATACGTTCAGCAGCAAGAAGTGTGGTTGGCCGTTATACTCCAGAGCAACTCTATTCTAGTAAAAGGGATGCCATACAGGCCGAGATTTACGAAGAAACCAAAAAAATTGTGGATGGTCAATATATTCAATTGAATGAGGTGTTGGTTCGTGACGTTACTTTACCTGCTACTATCAAGGAAGCGATCGAACGAAAGTTAAAACAAGAGCAGGAATCGTTAGAATATGAGTTTAGATTGGTTACAGCACAAAAAGAAGCTGAAAAAGTAACCATCGAAGCTCAAGGTAAAGCGGACGCCAACAGAATTTTAAGTGCTTCACTAACCGATAAAATTTTACAGGACAAGGGTATAGATGCTACTTTAGAACTATCAAAATCACCTAATGCCAAGGTAGTCATTGTGGGTAGCGGAGATTCTGGACTTCCACTAATTTTGGGAAATAATTAA
- the efp gene encoding elongation factor P: MASTSDIRKGLCIRYNNDIYKIIEFLHVKPGKGPAFVRTKLKSVTSGKVLDNTFSAGHKIEDVRVETRSYQFLYADGETYHFMNTDDYNQITLQESALDAPGLLKEGEVVTIMFNTEDSMPLSVDMPASVVLEITYTEPGVKGNTATNATKPAKVETGAEINVPLFINEGDKIKVDTSSGSYMERVKE; the protein is encoded by the coding sequence ATGGCATCAACCTCTGATATAAGAAAAGGATTATGTATTAGGTACAACAATGATATTTATAAAATCATTGAGTTTTTACACGTAAAACCAGGTAAAGGTCCCGCTTTTGTTAGAACAAAACTTAAGAGTGTTACTTCAGGAAAAGTATTGGACAATACATTCTCTGCGGGTCATAAAATTGAGGACGTTCGTGTGGAAACCCGGTCGTATCAATTCTTGTACGCCGATGGGGAAACGTATCATTTCATGAACACCGATGATTATAATCAAATTACACTTCAGGAAAGTGCGCTTGATGCTCCAGGTCTTTTGAAAGAAGGAGAAGTGGTCACCATTATGTTCAACACGGAAGATAGTATGCCGTTATCAGTTGACATGCCAGCTAGTGTGGTTTTAGAAATTACATATACGGAGCCTGGAGTAAAGGGGAATACGGCTACCAATGCTACAAAGCCTGCGAAAGTTGAAACTGGGGCAGAAATTAATGTCCCCTTGTTTATTAACGAAGGCGATAAAATAAAGGTGGATACCTCTAGCGGATCATATATGGAACGGGTAAAAGAATAA
- the sucD gene encoding succinate--CoA ligase subunit alpha yields MSVLVNKDSKIIVQGFTGSEGTFHAEQMIEYGTNIVGGVTPGKGGQEHLGKPVFNTVEEAVEKVGADTTIIFVPPAFAADAIMEAASAGIKVIITITEGIPVADMVKASNYIKNKDCRLVGPNCPGVITPGEAKVGIMPGFVFKKGNVGIVSKSGTLTYEAADQVVRQGLGITTAIGIGGDPIIGTTTKEAVELLINDPETECVVMIGEIGGQLEADAAKWYKESGSKKPVVGFIAGETAPAGRTMGHAGAIVGGSDDTAQAKKKIMREHGIHVVDSPAEIGKKVKEVMG; encoded by the coding sequence ATGAGCGTTTTAGTCAACAAGGATTCCAAAATAATTGTTCAAGGATTTACCGGTAGCGAAGGTACTTTTCACGCTGAGCAAATGATAGAATACGGTACCAATATTGTCGGCGGAGTAACACCGGGCAAAGGTGGACAAGAACATTTGGGAAAACCAGTTTTTAATACGGTAGAGGAGGCTGTTGAGAAGGTAGGCGCGGATACCACCATTATATTTGTACCTCCTGCATTTGCAGCCGATGCCATTATGGAAGCTGCAAGTGCTGGAATTAAGGTCATTATTACCATAACGGAAGGAATTCCCGTTGCGGATATGGTAAAGGCCTCTAATTATATAAAAAATAAGGATTGCAGACTGGTTGGACCAAACTGCCCTGGAGTTATTACCCCAGGTGAAGCAAAAGTGGGCATTATGCCAGGTTTTGTTTTTAAGAAAGGTAATGTGGGTATTGTTTCCAAATCGGGAACCCTTACTTATGAAGCAGCGGATCAGGTAGTACGACAAGGTTTGGGTATAACAACGGCCATTGGCATTGGAGGTGACCCAATTATCGGAACTACGACCAAAGAAGCAGTTGAGCTATTAATTAACGATCCTGAGACGGAATGCGTCGTGATGATTGGAGAAATAGGCGGTCAGTTAGAAGCCGATGCAGCCAAATGGTATAAGGAAAGTGGTAGCAAAAAACCAGTGGTTGGTTTTATAGCCGGTGAAACGGCCCCTGCAGGACGCACCATGGGACACGCTGGAGCCATTGTAGGAGGCAGTGACGATACGGCGCAGGCTAAAAAGAAAATTATGCGCGAACATGGCATTCATGTAGTGGATTCCCCTGCAGAAATAGGAAAGAAAGTTAAGGAAGTCATGGGCTAA
- a CDS encoding UDP-3-O-(3-hydroxymyristoyl)glucosamine N-acyltransferase produces MKFPTTFTLKQISEIIDVDYVGDAAFPVFGMNEIHVVEEGDIVFVDHPKYYDKALASKATIILINKKVDCPEGKALLISTDPFSDFNKLSNYFKPFVRANKSIADSASIGEGTVIQPNVFIGNNVKIGNNCRIHSNVAIYDNCIIGNNVTIHAGSVLGADAFYYKNRPDGFDKLISGGRVVLEDDVDLGALCTIDRGVTGDTTIGKGTKLDNQVHVGHDTVIGKKCLIASQTGIAGCVIIEDEVTLWGQVGTNSGITIGKKAVIMGQTGVTKSVIGGKSYFGTPIEESREKLKQLAYVKKIPGIIEQLKNN; encoded by the coding sequence GTGAAGTTTCCCACTACGTTCACTCTAAAACAGATTTCCGAGATAATTGACGTTGATTATGTAGGGGATGCTGCTTTTCCTGTATTTGGCATGAACGAAATTCATGTGGTAGAAGAAGGTGATATTGTATTTGTGGATCATCCAAAATACTATGACAAAGCTTTGGCCTCAAAAGCTACCATCATACTCATAAATAAAAAAGTTGATTGCCCAGAGGGTAAGGCCCTATTAATCTCTACGGATCCTTTTAGCGATTTCAATAAACTTTCTAATTACTTTAAGCCTTTTGTAAGGGCTAATAAGTCAATTGCAGATTCGGCATCAATAGGTGAAGGAACCGTTATTCAACCCAATGTTTTTATAGGTAATAATGTAAAAATCGGTAATAATTGTCGAATTCATTCCAATGTGGCTATTTATGATAATTGCATCATAGGTAACAACGTCACCATTCATGCAGGTAGTGTTCTTGGGGCGGACGCGTTTTATTATAAGAACAGACCCGATGGTTTCGACAAACTAATTTCCGGAGGCAGGGTAGTTTTGGAAGATGATGTAGATTTGGGGGCACTATGTACTATTGATCGCGGGGTAACCGGTGACACGACAATTGGAAAAGGTACGAAGTTGGATAATCAAGTTCACGTGGGACATGATACTGTAATTGGTAAAAAATGTCTTATCGCTTCCCAAACCGGAATAGCGGGTTGCGTAATCATCGAGGACGAAGTTACCCTTTGGGGACAGGTAGGGACAAACAGCGGAATTACCATTGGAAAAAAAGCAGTGATTATGGGTCAAACCGGAGTCACTAAGTCAGTTATAGGTGGTAAAAGTTATTTTGGAACACCCATAGAAGAATCTAGAGAAAAATTAAAACAACTTGCATACGTCAAAAAAATACCGGGCATAATTGAGCAATTGAAAAATAATTAG
- the lpxA gene encoding acyl-ACP--UDP-N-acetylglucosamine O-acyltransferase yields the protein MNQPLAYIHPGAKISKNVVVEPFTTIHNNVTIGDGTWIGSNVTIMEGARIGKNCNIFPGAVISAPPQDLKYDGEETTVVIGNNTTIRECATIHKGTSDRMKTVIGKNCLIMAYCHVAHDCFVGNNCIFSNNSTLAGHVTIGDNVILAGLVAVHQFVSIGQHAFVTGGSLVRKDVPPYVKAAREPLSYVGINSVGLRRRGFVSDKIREIQNIYRILYQKHYNNSQAVQIIEAEMEATPERDEILQFIRDSQRGIMKGYFSNS from the coding sequence ATGAATCAGCCTTTGGCTTATATACACCCTGGTGCTAAAATTTCTAAAAATGTAGTGGTAGAACCATTTACTACCATTCACAATAACGTTACCATTGGAGACGGTACTTGGATCGGTTCTAATGTCACGATTATGGAGGGCGCTAGAATAGGAAAAAATTGCAATATATTTCCAGGAGCAGTAATCTCTGCACCTCCCCAGGACTTAAAGTATGACGGAGAGGAAACTACGGTCGTAATTGGAAACAACACCACGATTAGGGAGTGCGCCACAATACATAAGGGTACCTCCGACCGTATGAAAACCGTTATCGGGAAGAATTGTTTAATTATGGCCTACTGTCATGTGGCCCATGACTGTTTTGTTGGCAACAACTGTATATTTTCAAACAATTCCACCCTTGCCGGTCATGTCACAATTGGTGATAACGTAATCTTAGCGGGCCTTGTAGCCGTGCATCAGTTTGTATCCATTGGCCAACATGCTTTCGTAACGGGTGGTTCTTTGGTTAGAAAAGATGTCCCACCTTATGTAAAGGCGGCTAGGGAACCTTTATCCTATGTAGGAATTAATTCCGTAGGTTTAAGAAGACGCGGGTTCGTTTCGGATAAAATAAGGGAGATTCAGAATATTTATCGCATATTGTATCAAAAGCATTACAATAATTCCCAAGCAGTACAAATTATTGAGGCTGAAATGGAAGCTACCCCGGAAAGGGATGAGATACTTCAATTCATACGAGATTCGCAAAGAGGAATAATGAAAGGTTACTTTAGTAATAGCTAG
- a CDS encoding vWA domain-containing protein — MQTETVLLIILAAIVAVAIVLLQYFYKAKRKGGLTLLLSFLRFIGIFGLLVLLINPKFTKTTYTVEKPTLAVLVDNSSSLEQEEATISEIVEKIQQSSVLTDRFELDFYSFGPELKTLDSLSFNEKQTNISKSLNLLASTYLNQKTAVVLISDGNQTIGQDYVFANRKRGPSVYTVTVGDTTKYEDLNIGPINTNTYAFLKNKYPVETYVTYQGTGNITSVVTISVNGKIVSEESIKLSETDNLKNINTFIDADAIGLKSIKVEIKPLATERNTLNNVRETSVEVIDEKTNVGLISEILHPDLGALKKAIQSNEQRVVNILEPYADNGLLEEIDVFILYQPSTSFKNVFEFIEQKKSNRLIVTGANTDFYFLNTIQSDFEIESGYPEQEIFGNLNKGFSKFDITDFDMTDFPPLVSDAGPINLVFSPEALLNMEIKGLEMDTPLLSLWETDSMKKGLLIGEGIWKWRIQDYRNSGNFSNFDEFVGKIMRYLATTEGKDRLNVEYNTRYEGVSEAYITATYFDEAYIFDINAILEISITNKETKQIQDMPMVLKNGYFEADLTNLTPGEYSFKVSVANEGFSESGSFIISDFDIEKQFVSSNYKKMAQLSANTGGQHHFPSQLDELLNNFTSNQEYLPTQKGTENVVSLINYKILLIIIVLAFAAEWFIRKFNGLI; from the coding sequence ATGCAAACAGAAACGGTACTATTGATAATTTTGGCTGCAATAGTGGCTGTAGCAATAGTGCTTCTCCAATATTTTTATAAGGCAAAACGAAAAGGCGGACTAACTCTTCTTTTATCTTTTCTGCGTTTTATTGGAATCTTTGGGCTGTTAGTATTGCTTATAAACCCAAAGTTTACCAAAACAACATATACCGTAGAAAAGCCTACGCTGGCTGTGCTCGTAGATAATTCCTCCTCTCTCGAGCAAGAAGAAGCGACCATTAGTGAAATAGTAGAGAAAATTCAGCAGTCATCGGTACTGACCGATAGGTTTGAACTGGATTTCTATTCTTTTGGTCCTGAACTTAAAACATTGGATTCGCTCTCCTTTAATGAGAAACAGACGAATATCAGCAAATCGTTGAATCTTCTAGCATCCACTTATCTTAACCAAAAGACCGCCGTAGTTCTTATTTCCGATGGAAATCAAACCATTGGCCAAGACTATGTTTTTGCTAACCGAAAGAGGGGTCCATCCGTCTATACGGTGACGGTGGGTGATACTACCAAATATGAGGATTTGAATATTGGACCTATCAATACCAACACCTATGCTTTTTTAAAGAATAAGTATCCGGTGGAAACTTATGTTACCTATCAGGGTACAGGAAACATTACTTCCGTTGTCACGATTTCTGTGAATGGAAAAATAGTCTCTGAGGAATCGATCAAGCTTTCAGAAACGGATAATCTAAAGAATATCAACACTTTCATTGACGCTGATGCTATTGGATTAAAAAGCATTAAAGTAGAGATCAAACCACTAGCGACGGAAAGAAATACGTTAAACAATGTACGTGAGACCTCTGTAGAAGTGATAGACGAAAAAACAAATGTTGGTTTAATTTCAGAAATTTTGCATCCAGATCTTGGAGCGCTCAAAAAAGCCATACAAAGCAACGAACAGCGCGTAGTAAATATACTGGAACCATACGCGGACAATGGTTTGTTGGAAGAAATAGATGTATTCATACTCTATCAACCCTCCACTTCTTTCAAAAATGTCTTTGAATTCATAGAACAAAAGAAATCCAATAGGCTCATCGTCACTGGAGCGAATACCGATTTTTATTTCTTGAACACGATACAAAGTGATTTTGAAATAGAAAGTGGTTATCCTGAGCAAGAGATTTTTGGCAATCTCAATAAGGGGTTTTCAAAATTTGATATTACCGATTTTGACATGACCGATTTTCCTCCGCTCGTAAGTGATGCGGGTCCTATAAATTTGGTCTTTTCCCCAGAAGCTCTATTGAATATGGAGATAAAGGGACTGGAAATGGATACTCCATTACTCTCCTTGTGGGAAACCGATTCCATGAAAAAAGGACTATTGATTGGAGAAGGAATTTGGAAATGGAGAATTCAGGACTACCGAAATTCGGGGAATTTTTCAAACTTCGATGAGTTTGTAGGTAAGATAATGCGTTACCTGGCAACCACTGAGGGGAAAGACCGTTTGAACGTGGAATATAATACAAGGTATGAAGGTGTCAGTGAAGCCTATATTACTGCCACTTATTTTGATGAAGCTTATATTTTTGATATCAATGCCATTTTGGAGATTTCAATAACAAACAAGGAAACTAAGCAAATCCAAGACATGCCCATGGTTTTAAAAAACGGATATTTTGAAGCGGATTTGACCAATTTAACACCTGGTGAATACAGCTTTAAGGTTTCTGTTGCTAATGAGGGGTTTTCTGAATCAGGAAGTTTTATCATTTCGGATTTTGATATTGAAAAGCAATTCGTTTCCAGCAATTATAAAAAGATGGCACAACTTTCTGCCAATACAGGGGGTCAACATCACTTCCCTTCCCAATTGGATGAGCTTTTGAACAATTTTACTTCCAATCAAGAATACTTACCCACTCAAAAAGGCACCGAAAATGTCGTATCTTTGATAAATTATAAAATACTACTGATTATAATAGTGCTGGCATTCGCCGCAGAGTGGTTTATCAGAAAATTTAACGGATTAATTTAA
- the fabG gene encoding 3-oxoacyl-[acyl-carrier-protein] reductase → MKLLEGKNVIITGASRGIGMGIAKVFAEHGANIAFTYSSSEAPALELEKELKSSGVKAKAYKSNAASFDEAEALVQKVLEDFDGVIDVLINNAGITKDNLLMRMSEADFDTVIEINLKSVFNMTKAVQRTLLKQRHGSIINMSSVVGVKGNAGQANYAASKAGMIGFTKSIALELGSRNIRCNAIAPGFIETEMTDKLDEKTVQGWRDAIPLKRGGSTEDIANACLFFASDLSAYVTGQVLNVDGGMLT, encoded by the coding sequence ATGAAGCTCTTAGAAGGAAAAAATGTAATCATTACAGGTGCTAGTCGCGGAATCGGAATGGGTATTGCCAAGGTTTTTGCCGAACATGGTGCGAATATCGCCTTTACGTACAGTTCCAGTGAAGCTCCAGCTTTGGAATTGGAGAAAGAGCTTAAATCGAGTGGGGTGAAAGCTAAGGCATACAAGAGTAATGCTGCGAGTTTTGATGAAGCGGAAGCGCTTGTTCAGAAGGTTTTAGAAGATTTTGATGGGGTAATTGACGTACTTATTAATAATGCCGGCATTACGAAAGACAATCTCTTAATGCGCATGTCCGAGGCCGATTTTGATACGGTTATAGAGATTAATCTGAAGTCCGTATTTAACATGACGAAAGCGGTACAAAGAACGTTACTCAAGCAAAGACATGGTTCCATAATAAACATGAGTAGCGTAGTAGGGGTAAAAGGTAATGCCGGGCAAGCAAATTATGCAGCCTCAAAAGCCGGAATGATCGGTTTTACTAAATCTATAGCCCTAGAATTAGGGTCCCGGAACATTCGATGCAACGCAATTGCTCCAGGTTTCATTGAAACGGAAATGACAGATAAATTGGATGAAAAAACCGTTCAGGGATGGAGGGATGCTATCCCCTTGAAGCGTGGTGGATCTACCGAAGACATTGCAAACGCCTGTTTATTCTTCGCATCGGACTTATCTGCATATGTTACCGGACAGGTGCTAAATGTAGATGGAGGAATGCTTACCTAG
- a CDS encoding bifunctional UDP-3-O-[3-hydroxymyristoyl] N-acetylglucosamine deacetylase/3-hydroxyacyl-ACP dehydratase: MKTTDKKQRTIAKEVTLNGVGLHTGENVTIKFLPAPENHGYAFKRVDLEGEPIIEADANYVINTQRGTNLEKRGVKIQTSEHVLAALVGLEIDNVLIELDSPEPPIMDGSSKFFVEALEKAGIVEQEALRQEYVVKEVISYKDEATGSEITVIPSDEYQVTTMVDFGTKVLGTQNATLERLSDFKAEIADARTFSFLHELEMLLENGLIKGGDLNNAIVYVDKEISEATMKKLEKAFNKKKLSVKPNGILDNLTLHQPNEAARHKLLDVIGDLALAGSRIRGKVIANKPGHYVNTQFAKKISQIIKLEKRNNVPTYDLNQPPLMDIHQIMAMLPHRPPFLLIDRILELSDQHVVGMKNVTMNEPFFVGHFPGAPVMPGVLQVEAMAQTGGILVLSTVPDPENYLTLFMKIDKVKFKQQVLPGDTLIFHCSLISPIRRGICHMQAYAYANGKVVSEAEMMAQIVKRT, encoded by the coding sequence ATGAAAACAACCGATAAAAAACAACGGACTATAGCCAAAGAAGTTACCCTTAACGGGGTTGGACTTCACACAGGGGAAAATGTTACCATTAAGTTTCTTCCTGCTCCGGAAAATCATGGGTATGCTTTTAAGCGCGTGGACTTGGAAGGCGAACCCATTATTGAGGCCGATGCCAATTACGTTATTAACACGCAAAGAGGAACGAATCTGGAGAAGCGTGGAGTAAAAATTCAAACGTCAGAACATGTTCTAGCTGCCTTGGTGGGATTGGAGATTGACAATGTTCTTATTGAACTGGATTCGCCCGAGCCTCCAATAATGGATGGGTCTTCAAAATTCTTTGTAGAGGCCTTGGAGAAGGCAGGTATAGTAGAACAAGAAGCCCTGCGACAGGAGTATGTGGTAAAGGAGGTTATTTCCTATAAGGATGAAGCCACAGGGAGTGAGATAACCGTTATCCCTTCGGATGAATACCAAGTAACTACAATGGTAGACTTTGGTACAAAGGTGTTAGGAACACAGAATGCGACACTTGAAAGGCTTTCGGATTTTAAGGCTGAAATTGCTGATGCACGTACTTTTAGTTTTTTGCACGAACTGGAGATGTTATTGGAAAACGGACTCATCAAAGGTGGTGATTTAAATAATGCCATTGTTTATGTAGATAAGGAGATTTCAGAAGCTACTATGAAAAAATTGGAGAAGGCTTTCAATAAGAAAAAGCTTTCTGTAAAACCTAACGGAATCCTGGATAACTTAACCTTGCATCAACCCAATGAAGCTGCACGTCATAAACTGCTGGACGTTATAGGTGATCTTGCTTTAGCAGGAAGTAGAATTAGGGGTAAAGTGATTGCAAACAAACCGGGGCATTACGTAAATACTCAATTTGCCAAAAAGATTTCACAAATTATAAAGCTGGAAAAAAGAAACAATGTCCCTACCTATGATTTGAACCAGCCTCCTTTGATGGATATCCATCAAATAATGGCCATGTTACCTCATAGACCTCCATTTTTGCTAATAGACCGCATTCTGGAACTTTCCGACCAACATGTAGTCGGGATGAAAAATGTTACAATGAACGAGCCCTTCTTTGTGGGTCATTTTCCAGGGGCACCTGTTATGCCAGGGGTTTTGCAAGTAGAAGCAATGGCTCAAACAGGGGGAATATTGGTTTTAAGTACCGTTCCTGATCCGGAAAATTATTTGACACTTTTCATGAAAATAGACAAAGTCAAATTTAAGCAACAAGTGTTGCCCGGAGATACCTTGATTTTTCATTGTAGTTTAATATCGCCCATAAGAAGGGGAATTTGCCACATGCAAGCTTACGCGTATGCGAACGGCAAAGTGGTGAGCGAAGCGGAAATGATGGCGCAAATAGTAAAAAGAACATAG